GTTGCATTTACaactaattgtttttttttttatgacacCAGATGGCCCTGTGTCATTTTAAGGCGATACTAtgatgcacacaatcacccacaAACCACGTGCATTGGGTAATCACGAAGAAGAAGGGAATCTCATTACAACTAGTCATAGGTGACCTCCTCCTACTAATACCATCATAACTTAGTGTCTTATATGAAATATATGCAGGAACTTACTAAAATATTTTCATGAAAATACCAAGTTCTTCCCATCACAAAACTCTCTCATTTTCATGCTAGCAAATCAATGTTCCTCTCACGCTCTTGCATCCAACGGGGTTGCCCCATCATGAAATACGATGGCCCAAAAACCATGCCGcccaatcatgtgggccacatgataaaaAGCAATGGataaccacccaaaaaccttcaaACTCATGTGGTAGAACACTTGGTGGTTGGATTGTTACAATTTCTGGGGCATCTTATGTCCATTATGGGACACCCATGTTAGACTGGTTAGATCCcatacatacaccacggtgggctccacacccCCAACAAGTTGTAGATGAGACTTTCCCTGTCAAGACCATCAAAACTTAATTTCAAACATATCTAGCAATTTACTAAAGATCTTCCCATCTAAAACATAAAAAACGTTTGTAGAGACCTCTCTTATTTTCACACTAGAAAATCAATGTTCCTAAGCACAACAGGTGCAACCTCAGGCTCTTCTTTGAGAGTTGTTAGATCTCCAAAATCACCTTCCAAATAAGCTTTCATGAATGCAACCACAACCCCTCCCACAAATCTCCTCATGGGTTTCCTTTCTTTCCCATTCTTACATAAGCAATAGGAAGTTCTCCCCCTTAGACCCTTAGTCTCATCATCCAACATATCCACATGACCATAGTCCTTAGCTACAAAGTACCATGCTGGGGCACAACACTCATTGAAAAAATCCTCATGGTTCACTCCTTTGGGTGCACATGGAGGGAATAGAGGGTTCTTTTTCAGCTCCCCAAGACCCGAACCGACCACCAAAACCGCCATGTTTAGATCAAAGGAGTGGGGCATGTAGGTGAGGACCGGCGGAGGGGTTTGCTTCCCTTTGTCCATTCCATCAACTGGGTCTATGCCTATCAAGGCTGAGAATTTAAGTGAAGTGTTTGCATGACCTAATGCCAATGCAAATGCAACCTTGCCACCACGGCTATGGCCCGCCAGTGCTAGCTTGTGTAGGTTCGGTCGCACTTGAGTGGGGAGCACACAGGGTAGTCCGTCTGATAGCCAGTCTGTCGTAGCAGCGACGGACTTGATCTCGTTGCTACTGTCTGGTCCCGCCACTTGGTACAGCTGTGTAAATACAATAAAATGGATGTGATGGATGtacactaataataataataataataacaagacTGCATGTGTATTGTCTATCTATCCCACACCTTCAATCGACCCCATGATTCAAGATGGTGTATGGGCTCAAGATAGTGTTTAAAATTCAGACTCCTAGGTTAGTTTAGCAGCATTTTGGAAATGGCACTGGTGATTCATCATCCTCACATTTGACACTGATGTGcaaccatccaagccatccaaattgtgggtcccatagtAGATGaaacatatctctaaaatcatgtTAACTGAGCAACTCTAACCACTCAATCTATCAAGTGGGAGGTTAAAAGGAAAATATTAAGTGATCAAATATTGAAGGGAAAAATCCTATGTTTAACTTtataagaaataaaaatcctTGTTCATGTTGGGTATTTTACTTGCatggttttcttcttttctaagaAAAATGTGCAACCGTATCTCTATCCGGTCATATCATCTAAactttatcccaactaattggggttagctacatgaatcttTTTCCACCTTCCGCTCTATTAAGGGGTAAGTTCAGATAGACTATAGGTTATTACGTCCTTTCTTACAACCTCCACCATGTCTTTTTGTGCCCTCTTCTTTTCTCGTCGAGCCATCAGCCTGCACCAACTCACTTCTAAGTAAAGCTAAGCAGAGACGAAGAACATGAAGAGAAGTAGAGATCATGAaaacctttttatttatttcctCCTTCCATTTTCTTTAATGTTTCATCTCCAACATACGGACctctagtgtgtgtgtgtgtgtgtgtgtgtgtgggtgtgtgtgtgggtgtgggtgtgtgtgtgtgcgtgggtGTGCGTGGGTGTGCgtgtgtgcatgtgcgtgtgtatgcgtgtgtgcgtgtgtgtgtgtgtgagcaaTGTTTTGGCCATTATCAGTGTGAATCAAGATATCAAACAATGTTTTGGCCATTATCAGTGTGAATCAAGATATCAAACAATGTTTTGGCCATTATGATTGTTATCAACCAATAccttcgatttttatttttatttttttgaaagaaaatacTAATATGATTGTTAAAAAACCAAGAACTCAGACTCAGCTCGGGCGACCAATGAGTCAAGACTTGGACAAGTCAACCCAGTGACTCGACATAGCCACGCGAAAATTTTGACTTGGTCTAATGTTCTTTTAGTTTCTAACAATACTGGCAACAGCTCCTTGAATCCTCACCCTCAAGATGTTTGAATGGTTACATGGACCAAGGAAAGGAGAGGAATATTGGTCATCTAATTAGAAAAGGAATGGACCAATGGCACAAATGGAGTTagccccaaatgcacatcaaatggcaAAATGTTTTTTACAAATGAGAAGGTAAATGTGTTTTGATTGGAAGATCAAGAAGTTTAATAGTTTGTGATTTTTAAGccaagggcccacctgatgaacaattTAGATCTAACTCCATGCCTATATACTTGCATTAAGGAAAATTCCCCATGTTTGTCAAGCATATAGAAGCTTGGCCCTGTTAGAGGAAAGAATATTTACTATAGATAGCTGGTTAGATGGACTCATGTATATTTACTATATTTACTCTTACCTCTTTTACATATTCCTATTATTATCATTGAAATAAATAAGTTACCGTTCTACAATATAGTCTCTTGTGGTTTAACAAGTCCTTTGATTTTTCCACTAGAAAGATGACTAATATTGTGCTACAAAGGATTATTTTTAATACACGGGAGGCAGACGTGGGCTTTAATGAAATTCCTTGCATGTGAATTCATGCTGAAAACATAGGTGTCAGGAATAAGATCATCAATTCGAGAACCAACATATACCACTATTTCAATATTAAAAGGAAAATTAATTAAAAGTTAACCCATTGAATAATAAAGGTTCACAACATATGAGTAGATTTTGAATAGTTGAAGAACTGTAGTATGGTGTTGAATCTCAATTCTTTTACTGATCTAGCTTTGGAGgtttccataaaaaaaaaaaaaaagtagtcgTGGCcttatgaagaaaaagaagataatgaTTTGGAAACAGAGGTGTGTTCAAATGGTCTTCTATACCAGCACAAGGTGGGGTGGTACTGAGCtgctgtgggatccaccttagctGTGCAtctgatccaccccgtccattagatttgcCCTTCAATGTAATGGAGTCAAAAACCGGCCCAAACAGAAACTATGGAGTCAATAACCAGCCCAAACAGAAACTTAGCTTGGCCACACCAGAAGGAACATTTTGTAGGGGTTTCCCaactgtttgtggggcccaccgtgttgtgcaTATGCCTCTAATCcattcattagtgggccacactaggatgaagggacaccAAAATGGGCCAAATGAGGGCCACACCATGCGAATTTATAGGTcgtaggcatgatttcacattgcttcctgtgttgtggcccacctaagtttcaaatTAGCCTAACTTTTGGTTTCACGGTGAAAATGAAGGCGAAAAAAGGATGGATAagatggatcaaatacataaaatcaTGCTGCTTTTTAGATAATCACAAGAGTTATTTTTTTTCAAGAATTATCCAATGAGGTTTGCTTGAATATattcttaacttttttttttttttttagtttgttagtacacccactgtcagttcacacttcactgttagccacccccactagggatcgataccaagacctcagtgttgaaacgagatatctttcactcggtctaccaattgagctatggatcagcgtgtgaatacattcaaactaaagggcgtgtttgatttttcaattgcaATGgcaatgcaaagtaaatgagccattaTTATCAGTTTtaggtgtttgtttaaacaagAATTACAGCTAGGAAATAAAAAGTCAAATgcacttataaaagaaagagtaaaattaattataatcatttcatttttatGTTATAAAACTAACCTTTTTACGGTGATTTGTGGGTGAAACAAACAATCATAATAAACTCATCATTGCAAACAAATGTAAGTAATGCCACTACACAATTACCATAGTAAGTAATCATTTACTCATTTCCAACCATTTATCTTTataattagaaaaccaaacactCTTTATTGTAGTTAGATACACTGGATAATTATTTTTTGAATCTGtgtcatctttcaatgatctaaaGCATTAATGCAATGGGTGTCACTTTGTATGGTGGAAAGTCAATAAATAAAAGCTCTTAATTAGATTATTTTAACCTTTTataatttggctcttttgctttgaacatgAGTGGTCATCATAAGCCTTGTATAATCAATGTGTTGAAATATTTAATATgagagttttcttttttttcttttttctttttctatcatCCTTGAGGGACTTTGGAGCCCTATCAAATAAACGGCTATAGTACCGATGCAATGGGTCGGGCTGTATTCAAGCAAACCTAAGGTAACGAGAGGCCAAAGTGATAGTTTTCCATCATTTTCTAAGATGTGAAGCTCATCCAACCTACAGGTGGCATAATACACAACAATCCAATCCCCAAAACAATCAAAGTCGCAGGGCGTGAAGCATAGACCAAAAGATCAGAACCATCGAACAACTCTAAACATCAAAATCCACAGgcatcaaatggacggtccaaattcatTAATCAAGATCGGATGGATGCATTGTTTAATCAATATGAATTTCTTTTCTTCCTATGATCcatctacagtggggcccatgacttGGACGGCTCCTATTCCTGAACAAGTATGCAACATATACTGCAATAGAGACTATAACTTAAAATATGGTGGCAAACTCTCACCATTCaccacaacttttttttttaattatttttgaagTGGtgtgatactctggcagagtatgacgcACACTCAGAAATTGTAAACGTGGCATGCATTAACGTAAAATGAACCGTTCAGTTTGTGTAGCCACTAGAGAGGAGTCATGGTCCCAAAATCTCTGATTTGTTGGgcaatcctgacctctgatttaTGGATAAATGTTTTTGAAATAGTACCACtgtatattttaaatttataacCGTCCGATATTTAGGCAGTCAAATAATCATAATTATTTTTTACATGGTACATCTAGACCACGACCCATAATCTGGACCGTTTAATTTAAATTAGTTATATGCAACGTACGGAATATATAAGTGCCGgcgtatcatccaccacactctgAGAGAGTATGAAAGGGAGTTCTATGATACTCAGGCGCGTATGAAGCTTGATACgcgggcactcagaaattgtaaacGTGGGACGTATTAACCCAATTTAAACCGACTAAACTGTGGAAACCAGCTGTCTCGAATTCATGGTCTAAAatcttaacctctgattcgtggaacAGAACATGGGATTtctttcattttaaccgtccaataaatgtccaccaattcaataGTCCGACCATAAAATAAGCCtgattttttgttcatgatacgtCTAAACTGAGAACAGTAAATTGGATTGTTtaacttgattttcttgtatgacacatgtaattaaaatttaaaaaaaaaaaaaaaaaaaaatcattcataaGTGCCCacgcatcatccatcacactctgccagagtataaaagagAGAAATTCGAGGAGGAGAGATTAGGGGTTGGAAATTACGAAACTGACCTGAGGTGCGAGTACGATGAAGCCATGAGAGGCAACGTGTCGAAGAAGCTGCGAGTAGAAGTTGTTGAAGAAGAGATAGCCGTGTAAGAATACCAACACCGGATATTCTCCTTCTTCAGATGGCGTCGCAATCAAGAGAGGCTTAGGAGGAGGTGGATAATCTGAAGATGTCTTTGCTTCGATTCTCAGCTCCGACACCACATGCTTCCCGTCTTCAAATACACCACGCGCCATGCTTTCTACCATAACGAACCACTCGCTATAGTAGTTGCgatcgcctctctctctctctctcttaaaggaACTTTCAAATGGGTGGCACACGTGTAGAAATTCCAGCCGCTTATTCAGGGGGAAAAGGGGAACCCTTCATCGATAACGAGGTGCGATCAtatggaatcggattgcgtactgagttactcagtacgctcttttcgtactgagtaaactcagttgggcccaccgcgaatgcgtgtggtttatccaccccgtccattcgtttttccagatcattttatgggtttaaCCCAAAATAGATACATATACAACGCTCAAGTCGACCaaaccactggaaaaagtggaagtattgatttcaacccttgaaaactttctaaggccctcagtgatgtttatttgtcatccaacctgttcataagataataaagacatggatgaagggaaaacacaaatatcagcttgatctaaaacttccgttgaccccaagaaattttcaacggtagatgttcaattcacactgtttccggtggtgtgtcCATTTGAGGTTTTGCATATACTCCATTTTTTGGATGAgaccctaaaattatgtgttaaacgagatggacggagtggacatAATGTATAAATGAcactggggcccacagagtttactcagtacgctggaTATAATGTATAAATGACACTGGGCCCaaggagtttactcagtacgctcaccgtactgagttactgagtacacaatccgcttcccgaaCATATGGTACCTGTCACACTACAACTTCTGGTCGTACCAGctgttgtgggacccacgtcaACTGTATAtctgatccaccccgtccattgtgTTCTTTCCCTCATGCTCACCGTTAAAACGAGCTCGAtccgatccaaaattcaggtgggccacagcgcgTCATACCTAAGATCTCTAAATCCACATGGTATGCCCGACATAGGTTTTGGAATTtcctgatttttggtgtggtccttcATCCTAGCAGGTTGTATCtggtgaatggattagatggcatatacagTTGGTTGGACATCCCTTCCCAACTCTTCCTtctggtgtgccccacctgagtttctgtTTAAGGTTGGTTTTTGGATCCACGGCCTAACATAGAAGAGGCATCTAATGAACGTGGTGGATCTTATGCATAgataacgtgggccccacaacagcgGGGTACTATGGCAAGTTACGGTGGTACAAGTACATATAAGTGCACCTCAGGCTATATaaccaggaaacggattggctactcccccgggctggtggtcggtgctctgtgggccccaccataatgtatgtatttcatccattccgttcatccatctttaaagatcattttaggcttaatCCTAAATAATGAGGGGATATGTATCtcgggtagaccacaccacacgaaaaaaatagtgattggatatctaccattaaaatactcctaaggcccactgtactgtttatttgacatccaatctgttgattaggtcataaaggcccagatgaagggagaaaaaaaaatatcagcttgatccaaaacttttatggcccccaaaatatttttaatggtcgacactcattaaacactgtttcctgtaatgtggtccaattgagattgggatatatctcatttttggtctcataccgtaaaatgatctgtaaaaatagatggacggaatggatgaaacacctacatcatgtcgggccccacagagcatggaccatcagccattgcctgatgtctgggggagtagccaatcctgtTCCATACAACCATTGCATAGGTCATACGTGCAAGAGCAAATAACGGATGGTTTGAAAGTAGTTGCAGGGCTTtatggaccgtccattttttATACGTGTGTAGCCTACTTCATGGTTGAACAGATTGATTTCTGGCCACCGATCTACACGATGGGTCCCACCTGGCAGACGGTTCGGATGTCATGCACACTTGCTAGGTTTGCACATTTGGCTGCGTGTAGGGTTACAGACCCCTTCACGTTGTATATATCCACTGGGTCATAGATGTGTGTGATAGTTTAACACCATCGTGGAAGTGGTGATGACTCTTACTTTTCACACGTGCCACTTATGTAAGActatccgaaccatccaaatgGGGGAACACGTTTAGCATATCTATAGAATCACAATGATCAGGaattcctaaccatccatctgatgaatATCATATTGTGACCGGCCCTGATTCCAAGGGAAAAATAAATGTTCTCTATCATGTTATCCCTGCAATGATTTGGATAAGGTCCATAAGAgatttagacggtctggatttcttTTAAACTATGCCATTTGCACGATGGAATAGTCACCACCGTTTTGTTAAAAGGTGATGAGCTATCCGAGAGATTTCTAACGGTGCTTTCTTCTGCAGGAAGATAAGGGTCGTGTTACTTTTCTAGCCACTCCTGACGCAGTGGCCGTTTTGCATTTTCTCGGGGTCGGTAACGGTAAAAGTGGAATCTACGTCCTCGACCCAAGTCTTTGTGAAGTATGCTCGGCTTTACAGTTCTGAGGAGTGGGGCCCAATGAaaggtaatccagaccgttggtctgttaCATACCAGCGTGGATTAATTATTTGTCAATAATCTCCTTAGTAGGACGATTTTACCTTTAGATTTGTGCCCTATAAGTAGACGGTTAAGAGGGGAAATACAACAGCATTTCTCATTCAGCGAAGAAATCTCTAAGTTGAAAACTTGTACGgagccacataaattttggataagctgatatttgtgtttcccttcatttaggtccgtCTGAccgtataaacaggttggatggtaaataaacacagTGGTGGCCCGAGAGTTTCAACGGTGGCGTAGTTATcatcaccgtttcctgtggtgtggtaaacTTGAGGTTAAAGGAAGCTGATTGCCCTGGATTAGATCTGCGTGGGGCATTGTTATCTAATGCCTTAAATCTTTATATAAATAGGGTTGGTTGATGCCATCTGAATACTCGATGCCATCAAGCATACATAGATGTCATTGACAAATGTTTGATCCCaatgaaaaaattttaaaactttctaattgattgttggacaattttggaGGTGTTACTTGACGGCATCAAAGGATGCTTTGACGTCATCAACAAGTATTCAATGCATATCATCTCATCGAAGACGTGCACATAAATTGTGAAAGTGTAcaatttgttttctatttcaattgaggtagtatatatatcgggtgtaatcaggattaagGTAAAGATTGGGGCTTTATAAGTTGTTCTTAAGGCTTTAAGGGTATAACTAGGAATTCTAAGGAGATTCAAGGGATTGTTTGAATCAGTAAAAGATCATTGATCTCTTGTAATATTGCTTTCATGGTGTATTACTCATTGCTTTGTGTTATGGTTATTTCTCACGggggttttttcatgtaaaatttagattattttttgtTTGAGGTTGTTTGTGCAATTGcaattactttgcttgattctgctctgtgtgcttctgcaagtcccaacaagtgatatcaaagcTAATGTTGGGAAGCAAATCGAATATGAATGCAAGGTATCAATGGCATCTAACATGAAGTTTGATATAGAGAAGTATTCCGGTAAAAATAATATGAATTATGAAAAGTTAAGATGAATGACATCCTATTTTAGTAAGGATTGGAAGATGCACTCCTTGAAAAGCGATTCGAAAccataaaagaagaagaatggaacaagttagataaaataaaaaaatataata
This region of Magnolia sinica isolate HGM2019 chromosome 1, MsV1, whole genome shotgun sequence genomic DNA includes:
- the LOC131254075 gene encoding chlorophyllase-2 isoform X2, whose protein sequence is MVESMARGVFEDGKHVVSELRIEAKTSSDYPPPPKPLLIATPSEEGEYPVLVFLHGYLFFNNFYSQLLRHVASHGFIVLAPQLYQVAGPDSSNEIKSVAATTDWLSDGLPCVLPTQVRPNLHKLALAGHSRGGKVAFALALGHANTSLKFSALIGIDPVDGMDKGKQTPPPVLTYMPHSFDLNMAVLVVGSGLGELKKNPLFPPCAPKGVNHEDFFNECCAPAWYFVAKDYGHVDMLDDETKGLRGRTSYCLCKNGKERKPMRRFVGGVVVAFMKAYLEGDFGDLTTLKEEPEVAPVVLRNIDFLV